Proteins encoded within one genomic window of Saccharopolyspora pogona:
- a CDS encoding VTT domain-containing protein produces MLAVIGLLSTTFGVSVASALLPLISVELFAIGLVLNGTDIPWWLLALVIAGGQIAGKLLHFYAARGAIRLPRLFRRKDGEREQKGRWREWLEKFRSNCQQRPVWTGAVLLISAAASLPPFAAIAVIAGWAKVPLAMFVVTGFIGRFVRFGALAIAPGVVVGWL; encoded by the coding sequence GTGCTGGCCGTGATCGGTTTGCTGTCCACCACCTTCGGAGTGTCGGTGGCCTCGGCGCTGCTCCCGTTGATCAGCGTCGAACTGTTCGCGATCGGGCTGGTGCTCAACGGCACGGATATCCCGTGGTGGCTGTTGGCGCTGGTCATCGCCGGTGGCCAGATCGCCGGAAAGCTGCTGCACTTCTACGCGGCGCGCGGCGCGATCCGGCTGCCCAGGCTGTTCCGGCGCAAGGACGGCGAGCGCGAGCAGAAGGGCCGCTGGCGCGAGTGGTTGGAGAAGTTCCGGTCGAACTGCCAGCAGCGGCCGGTGTGGACTGGCGCGGTGTTGCTGATCAGCGCGGCCGCGAGCCTGCCGCCGTTCGCCGCGATCGCGGTGATCGCGGGTTGGGCGAAGGTCCCGCTGGCCATGTTCGTGGTCACGGGCTTCATCGGGCGTTTCGTCCGGTTCGGCGCGCTCGCGATCGCTCCGGGCGTCGTCGTCGGTTGGCTGTGA
- a CDS encoding GNAT family N-acetyltransferase translates to MADADVREAVPSDAAEIARIQLTTWRTAFSELLPAEVLDGLDGAATEQEWHQTLTGGPASVLVATEGQWIVGFCAAGPAPEAEASAANGTPPPDAATVALVSALLVEPRWGRRGHAGRLLGAMAKRLAEGGATRGITWVPEADTASMAFFRSAGWAPDGTVRTLDAGGRPLRELRLSSPIELQFEDR, encoded by the coding sequence ATGGCCGATGCCGACGTGCGGGAAGCGGTGCCGTCCGATGCCGCGGAGATCGCTCGCATCCAGCTGACGACGTGGCGCACCGCCTTCAGCGAACTGTTGCCGGCGGAGGTGCTGGACGGGCTCGACGGCGCGGCGACCGAGCAGGAGTGGCACCAGACCCTGACTGGCGGGCCCGCCTCGGTGCTGGTCGCGACGGAGGGCCAGTGGATCGTGGGGTTCTGCGCGGCCGGTCCCGCCCCGGAAGCCGAGGCGTCTGCGGCCAACGGCACTCCGCCGCCCGATGCGGCCACGGTCGCGCTGGTCAGCGCGCTACTGGTGGAACCACGCTGGGGGCGACGCGGTCACGCCGGGCGGCTGCTCGGCGCGATGGCGAAGCGGCTCGCCGAGGGCGGGGCCACGCGGGGCATCACGTGGGTGCCGGAGGCCGACACCGCGTCTATGGCGTTCTTCCGCAGCGCGGGCTGGGCACCGGACGGTACGGTACGCACGTTGGACGCCGGGGGACGGCCGTTGCGGGAGTTGCGGTTGTCGAGCCCGATTGAATTGCAGTTCGAGGATCGATGA
- a CDS encoding winged helix-turn-helix domain-containing protein translates to MSRATARRLAVAAQGFADPPPRGEVTRRHLQRALARTKLLQLDSVNVAVRAHYMPLFSRLGGYAPELLDAAAWSHRARQPRLLVEYWAHEASLIPVEDWPLLRWRMRDYGGAWRQRGRELLERSPQLVDDVLTAVKELGPIGAGSLERELGGGERQGRGPWWNRTDTKRACELLFAMGELTTGTRRGFERLYDLPERVLPAHVLAHEPEDDEAIRALVERSAHALGVATEPDLRDYYRLSPAQSQQAVAELVEDGVLEPVAVHGWRQPAYRYAAARIPRKITGRALLCPFDPLIWERSRAERLFEFRYRIEIYVPEPKRQYGYYVFPFLLNGELVARVDLKADRATGVLRVPGAFLEPGRDAGEVVSELSAALRDMASWLDLDDVVIGGRGDLAKPLRAPSR, encoded by the coding sequence ATGAGCCGCGCCACCGCACGCCGACTGGCCGTCGCAGCCCAGGGCTTCGCCGACCCACCGCCGCGCGGCGAGGTGACACGCCGACACCTGCAGCGCGCTCTGGCCCGCACCAAACTGCTGCAGCTCGACTCGGTCAACGTGGCCGTCCGAGCCCACTACATGCCGCTGTTCAGCCGACTCGGCGGCTACGCACCGGAGCTCCTCGACGCGGCGGCCTGGTCGCACCGGGCGCGCCAACCGCGGCTGCTGGTCGAGTATTGGGCGCACGAAGCCTCGCTCATCCCGGTCGAGGACTGGCCGCTGCTGCGGTGGCGGATGCGGGACTACGGCGGTGCCTGGCGGCAGCGGGGCCGCGAACTGCTGGAACGCTCGCCGCAGCTGGTCGACGACGTGCTGACCGCGGTCAAGGAACTCGGGCCGATCGGCGCGGGCAGCCTGGAACGCGAACTCGGCGGCGGTGAACGCCAGGGGCGCGGTCCCTGGTGGAACCGCACCGATACGAAACGGGCCTGCGAGCTGCTGTTCGCGATGGGCGAGCTGACCACCGGCACCCGGCGCGGCTTCGAACGGCTCTACGACCTACCCGAACGCGTGCTGCCCGCGCACGTGCTCGCGCACGAGCCGGAGGACGACGAAGCGATCCGCGCACTGGTCGAGCGTTCCGCGCACGCGCTCGGCGTCGCCACCGAACCGGATCTGCGGGACTACTACCGACTCTCGCCCGCGCAGTCCCAGCAGGCCGTGGCCGAGCTCGTCGAGGACGGCGTGCTGGAGCCGGTCGCGGTGCACGGCTGGCGGCAGCCCGCGTACCGCTACGCGGCGGCCCGCATCCCCAGGAAGATCACCGGCCGTGCGTTGCTCTGCCCGTTCGACCCGCTGATCTGGGAACGTTCCCGTGCCGAACGGCTTTTCGAGTTCCGCTACCGCATCGAGATCTACGTGCCCGAACCCAAACGGCAGTACGGCTACTACGTCTTCCCGTTCCTCCTCAACGGCGAATTGGTGGCCCGCGTCGATCTGAAGGCCGACCGGGCCACAGGCGTGCTCCGGGTACCCGGCGCGTTCCTCGAACCCGGCCGCGATGCGGGCGAGGTGGTGTCGGAACTGTCCGCCGCGCTGCGCGACATGGCGTCGTGGCTGGACCTCGATGACGTTGTCATCGGCGGCAGGGGAGACCTGGCCAAGCCCCTCCGCGCGCCCAGCCGCTGA
- a CDS encoding DUF4097 family beta strand repeat-containing protein, giving the protein MANDETTGNGPAEPEDRPGAEERLAELVRSQDFDTGGPIRIDIGNSLGPVVVELAETATTHVEVRHDPGASGPDWRSGLTGLLSWVTEQFGEAGIRTGGDAERGRGPQEPVSEAVRRTRIDLTGNRLAVRTPANAPLRSIPLAVKVRAPLDSEVGVHSSSGEVHVTGAAGRVSIQAGSGTVWVERATDRATVRTGSGQLRLGTMAGGVHARSGSGDVEISAIEAASSVATGSGDVWLGTVSGDVMVRSGSGDLTVADATAGQVELITGSGELQVSIHRGTAAEVDLTSSTGTASSDLAVSEEPPEKEPKLQIFGRTGTGDAVLTTAT; this is encoded by the coding sequence ATGGCGAACGACGAGACCACGGGCAACGGCCCGGCAGAGCCCGAGGACCGGCCGGGCGCGGAGGAGCGGTTGGCCGAACTGGTGCGCAGCCAGGACTTCGACACCGGCGGGCCGATCCGCATCGACATCGGCAACAGCCTGGGGCCTGTCGTGGTCGAGTTGGCCGAAACCGCGACCACCCACGTCGAGGTCCGGCATGACCCCGGCGCCAGTGGGCCGGACTGGCGCAGCGGCCTGACCGGGCTGCTGAGCTGGGTCACCGAGCAGTTCGGCGAGGCGGGGATCCGCACCGGCGGCGACGCCGAGCGCGGTCGCGGGCCGCAGGAGCCGGTCTCCGAGGCCGTGCGGCGGACGCGGATCGACCTCACCGGCAACCGGCTCGCCGTCCGAACCCCGGCCAACGCGCCGCTGCGCAGCATCCCGCTGGCGGTCAAGGTGCGCGCCCCGCTCGACTCCGAGGTGGGTGTGCATTCCAGCTCCGGCGAGGTGCACGTGACCGGCGCGGCCGGGCGGGTCAGTATCCAGGCCGGTTCCGGCACCGTGTGGGTCGAGCGGGCCACGGATCGGGCCACGGTCCGGACCGGTTCCGGCCAGCTACGACTCGGCACGATGGCCGGCGGCGTGCACGCGCGCAGCGGCAGCGGCGACGTCGAGATCAGCGCGATCGAGGCGGCGTCGTCCGTCGCCACCGGCAGCGGCGACGTTTGGCTGGGCACCGTGTCCGGCGACGTGATGGTGCGTTCGGGCAGCGGCGATCTGACGGTCGCGGACGCAACTGCCGGGCAGGTCGAGCTGATCACCGGTTCCGGCGAGCTGCAGGTGTCGATTCACCGCGGAACCGCGGCGGAGGTCGACCTCACCTCGTCCACCGGCACCGCGAGCAGCGACCTGGCGGTGTCCGAAGAACCTCCCGAGAAGGAGCCGAAGTTGCAGATCTTCGGCCGCACAGGAACAGGTGATGCCGTTTTGACAACCGCTACATGA
- a CDS encoding toxin-antitoxin system HicB family antitoxin: MDLSPYIEQLREDLTAAASAGDEQTRQTAAALSGAIEPAARLAIMNALSDLAAEVTTQLDGQVVDIRLDGRDVRVVVSGGTTPPTVDDEAEPPPPPPTGESGDISRITLRLLEEIKTQAEQAASSQGVSLNTWVAQAVQGALHTGRPRGPWDHPGHGRGRPWGPPGGGPRGRWRGEPGSRVRGWVEG, encoded by the coding sequence ATGGATCTGAGCCCTTACATCGAACAGCTTCGCGAGGACCTGACCGCCGCGGCCTCCGCCGGCGACGAGCAGACCCGGCAGACCGCGGCGGCGCTGTCCGGCGCGATCGAGCCGGCCGCGCGGCTGGCGATCATGAACGCACTGTCCGACCTGGCAGCGGAGGTGACGACCCAGCTGGACGGCCAGGTCGTCGACATCCGCCTCGACGGCCGCGACGTCAGGGTGGTGGTCAGCGGCGGCACCACGCCACCCACGGTGGACGACGAAGCGGAGCCACCGCCACCCCCGCCGACCGGCGAGAGCGGTGATATAAGCCGCATCACGCTGCGCCTGCTGGAAGAGATAAAGACGCAGGCCGAACAGGCCGCCTCGAGCCAGGGCGTGTCGCTGAACACCTGGGTCGCCCAGGCGGTCCAGGGCGCGCTGCACACCGGGCGTCCGCGCGGCCCGTGGGACCACCCCGGGCACGGGCGCGGCCGACCGTGGGGACCGCCCGGCGGCGGCCCGCGCGGGCGGTGGCGCGGCGAACCCGGCTCGCGAGTGCGCGGCTGGGTGGAAGGCTGA
- the thyX gene encoding FAD-dependent thymidylate synthase — protein MTEIVRPKVQLIGKTEFFPPEDVDWSTDADGGQALAEFAGRACYQSWRKPNPATATNAGYLRHILEVGHLSVLEHGSVSFYLSGMSRSLTHELIRHRHFSYSQLSQRYVPERNAAMVEPDVIAQDPELHEKFVAAAEASVAAYTELLAALEEKFADEPKATLRRKQARQAARAVLPNATETRIVVTGNYRAWRHFVAMRASEQADVEIRALAIECLRQLQKAVPNVFSDFEITTLKDGTEVASSPFVTEG, from the coding sequence GTGACCGAGATCGTGCGGCCGAAAGTGCAGCTGATCGGCAAGACCGAGTTCTTCCCGCCGGAGGACGTGGACTGGTCGACCGACGCCGACGGCGGGCAGGCGCTGGCCGAGTTCGCCGGTCGCGCGTGCTACCAGTCGTGGCGCAAGCCGAACCCGGCCACCGCCACCAACGCCGGCTACCTGCGGCACATCCTCGAGGTTGGACACCTGTCCGTGCTGGAGCACGGCTCCGTGTCCTTCTACCTGTCCGGGATGTCCCGCTCGCTGACCCACGAGCTGATCCGGCACCGGCACTTCTCCTACTCGCAGCTGTCGCAGCGGTACGTGCCGGAGCGCAACGCCGCGATGGTCGAGCCGGACGTCATCGCCCAGGACCCAGAGCTGCACGAGAAGTTCGTGGCGGCCGCCGAGGCCAGCGTCGCGGCCTACACCGAGCTGCTCGCCGCGCTGGAGGAGAAGTTCGCCGACGAGCCGAAGGCGACGCTGCGCCGCAAGCAGGCGCGGCAGGCGGCCCGCGCGGTGCTGCCCAACGCCACCGAGACCCGGATCGTGGTGACCGGCAACTACCGGGCGTGGCGGCACTTCGTCGCGATGCGCGCGTCCGAGCAGGCCGACGTCGAGATCCGCGCCCTCGCCATCGAGTGCCTCCGCCAACTGCAGAAGGCCGTGCCGAACGTGTTCAGCGACTTCGAGATCACCACGCTGAAGGACGGCACCGAAGTCGCCTCCAGCCCGTTCGTCACCGAGGGCTGA
- a CDS encoding serine/threonine-protein kinase — protein sequence MVEQVGPRQQARVIGGRYQVVQELGRGGMGIVWRAWDQVIGREVAIKELHLPDGVPLAEREVFEARVLREARTAGRLNDPAVVTVHDVLAESGTTYIVMELVQAVTLSDYIVQWGPLRPEQVADLARKVLSALEAAHAAGIVHRDVKPSNIMVADGRVKLTDFGIAQTLDDPRLTTSGAIVGSPSFMAPERIKGADASPASDLWSLGATLFFAVEGWVPFERQTTAATLHAVLNEMPQLSRPHGVIGSVITGLLIGDPRARFTGPQVRALLDSALANGAPEPTTHPVGPPTRVAQGASQQKRSKRPWLIAAAVAAVVLFVAGVLIGRFALVGGGAPTAMDSTLVFGKGGDVDEFDPDGKDCGIGKITPGKPVNNTTSCSDPHDFEFYASGAAFSSSSYDTAYPGEAALTAYGEGYCSMYFASDKVVTPGKQTTLRYLTLVSSEQSWNAHRQAEGDRKVGSQQIYCALYSASGDKLQASATK from the coding sequence GTGGTGGAGCAGGTCGGACCGCGGCAGCAGGCTCGGGTGATCGGTGGTCGCTACCAGGTCGTCCAGGAGCTCGGGCGCGGTGGCATGGGGATCGTGTGGCGGGCCTGGGACCAGGTCATCGGCCGCGAGGTGGCGATCAAGGAGCTGCACCTGCCCGACGGCGTGCCGCTGGCCGAGCGGGAGGTCTTCGAGGCGCGCGTGCTCCGCGAGGCGCGCACCGCGGGGCGGCTGAACGACCCCGCGGTGGTCACGGTGCACGACGTGCTGGCCGAGTCCGGCACTACCTACATCGTGATGGAGCTCGTGCAGGCGGTCACGCTCAGCGATTACATCGTCCAGTGGGGTCCGCTGCGCCCCGAGCAGGTCGCGGACCTGGCGCGCAAGGTGCTGTCCGCGTTGGAGGCCGCGCACGCGGCGGGAATCGTGCACCGCGACGTCAAGCCCAGCAACATCATGGTGGCCGACGGGCGGGTCAAGCTGACCGACTTCGGGATCGCTCAAACCCTGGACGATCCGCGGCTGACCACCAGCGGCGCGATCGTCGGCTCGCCGTCGTTCATGGCGCCGGAGCGGATCAAGGGCGCCGACGCGTCCCCGGCCAGCGACCTGTGGTCGCTCGGCGCGACGCTGTTCTTCGCGGTCGAGGGCTGGGTGCCGTTCGAGCGGCAGACGACAGCAGCCACACTGCACGCGGTGCTCAACGAGATGCCCCAGCTGTCGCGCCCGCACGGCGTGATCGGTTCGGTGATCACCGGGCTGCTCATCGGCGACCCGCGGGCGCGGTTCACCGGCCCGCAGGTCCGGGCGCTGCTGGACAGCGCGCTCGCCAACGGTGCGCCGGAGCCGACCACCCACCCGGTCGGGCCGCCCACCCGGGTCGCCCAGGGGGCGTCGCAGCAGAAGCGGTCCAAGCGCCCGTGGCTCATCGCTGCGGCCGTCGCCGCTGTCGTGCTGTTCGTCGCCGGCGTCCTGATCGGACGGTTCGCGCTGGTCGGCGGCGGTGCGCCGACCGCGATGGATTCGACCCTGGTGTTCGGCAAGGGCGGCGACGTCGACGAATTCGACCCGGACGGCAAGGACTGCGGCATCGGGAAGATCACCCCGGGCAAGCCGGTCAACAACACGACGTCCTGCTCGGACCCGCACGACTTCGAGTTCTACGCGTCGGGAGCGGCGTTCAGCTCCTCCAGCTACGACACGGCCTATCCCGGGGAGGCCGCGCTGACCGCATACGGCGAGGGCTACTGCTCGATGTACTTCGCCTCGGACAAGGTCGTCACGCCGGGCAAGCAGACCACGTTGCGCTACCTCACGCTCGTCTCCTCGGAGCAGTCCTGGAACGCGCACCGGCAGGCTGAAGGCGACCGCAAGGTGGGTTCGCAGCAGATCTACTGCGCCCTTTACAGCGCGTCCGGCGACAAGCTGCAGGCGTCCGCGACGAAATGA
- a CDS encoding TIGR03085 family metal-binding protein produces the protein MGVASDERQQLCDLFEQLDPGAPTLCEGWTTKDLAVHLVVRERRPDAVAGKFVKALVNRSERIQNELRALSWPELVDQIRQGPPKWNPLSFGGVDEAVNAAEYYVHHEDVRRAQPGWQPRPSDPVREEALWKSLTRVAKMFYGRSPVGVVLRRPDGTEIAAKRGPRTVRLSGEPSELILHAFSRRAAKVTVEGNEADVLAVEDLRRSF, from the coding sequence ATGGGTGTGGCCAGCGATGAACGCCAGCAGTTGTGCGACCTGTTCGAGCAGCTCGACCCCGGCGCGCCGACGCTGTGCGAAGGGTGGACCACCAAGGACCTCGCGGTGCACCTCGTGGTGCGCGAGCGGCGTCCGGACGCGGTGGCAGGCAAGTTCGTGAAAGCGCTCGTCAATCGCAGCGAGCGGATCCAGAACGAACTGCGCGCGCTGTCCTGGCCGGAGCTGGTCGACCAGATCCGGCAGGGCCCGCCGAAGTGGAACCCGCTCAGCTTCGGCGGAGTGGACGAGGCGGTGAACGCCGCCGAGTACTACGTGCACCACGAGGACGTCCGCCGTGCGCAGCCGGGCTGGCAGCCGCGCCCGTCCGACCCGGTGCGCGAGGAAGCGCTCTGGAAGTCGCTGACCCGGGTGGCGAAGATGTTCTACGGGCGCAGCCCGGTGGGCGTGGTGCTGCGACGCCCGGACGGCACCGAGATCGCGGCCAAGCGCGGTCCGCGCACGGTGCGGCTCAGCGGCGAGCCCAGCGAGCTGATCTTGCACGCCTTCAGCCGCCGTGCGGCGAAGGTCACCGTCGAGGGCAACGAGGCCGACGTGCTCGCGGTCGAGGACTTGCGCCGTTCGTTCTAG
- the dapA gene encoding 4-hydroxy-tetrahydrodipicolinate synthase — protein sequence MTVCPTAIPGRPFGRVLTAMVTPFDEDGKLDLTLAQELATYLVDSVGNDGLVVNGTTGESPTTSDHEKEQLLHAVVEAVGDRATVVAGAGTNNTEHSVELAQAAERAGAHGLLVVTPYYSRPPQEGLFQHFWTVADATELPVMLYDIPPRSIVPIQVDTLKRLAEHPRIKAVKDSKHDLLAGSEVLASTDLAYYSGEDPLNLPWLSVGAVGFVSVIGHVVGDRLRKMLDAFEAGDVAGAREVHNGLLPVYRSMNFVGGVIFSKTALRLCGYETGQPRLPLPGATEEQVRLITTDLWDAGLVLVNPDAAQR from the coding sequence ATGACCGTCTGTCCCACCGCCATTCCGGGCCGCCCGTTCGGCCGCGTCCTGACCGCCATGGTCACGCCGTTCGACGAAGACGGAAAGCTTGACCTGACGCTGGCGCAGGAGCTCGCCACGTATTTGGTCGACAGCGTCGGCAATGATGGGTTGGTCGTCAACGGCACCACCGGTGAGAGCCCCACGACCAGCGACCACGAGAAGGAGCAGCTGCTGCACGCCGTGGTCGAGGCGGTGGGTGATCGCGCGACCGTGGTGGCCGGCGCGGGCACCAACAACACCGAGCACTCGGTCGAACTGGCCCAGGCCGCGGAGCGGGCCGGTGCGCACGGCCTGCTGGTCGTGACGCCGTACTACTCGCGCCCGCCGCAGGAGGGGCTGTTCCAGCACTTCTGGACGGTCGCCGACGCCACCGAGCTGCCGGTGATGCTCTACGACATCCCGCCGCGCTCCATCGTGCCGATCCAGGTCGACACCCTGAAGCGGCTGGCCGAGCACCCGCGGATCAAGGCGGTCAAGGACTCCAAGCACGACCTGCTCGCTGGCAGCGAGGTGCTGGCCAGCACGGACCTCGCGTACTACTCGGGCGAGGACCCGCTGAACCTGCCCTGGTTGTCGGTCGGCGCGGTCGGGTTCGTCAGCGTGATCGGCCACGTGGTGGGGGACCGGCTGCGCAAGATGCTGGACGCCTTCGAGGCTGGTGACGTCGCGGGCGCCAGGGAGGTCCACAATGGACTCCTGCCGGTGTACCGGTCGATGAACTTCGTCGGCGGCGTCATCTTCTCCAAGACGGCGCTGCGGCTCTGCGGCTACGAGACGGGCCAGCCGCGGCTGCCGCTGCCGGGCGCTACCGAGGAGCAGGTTCGGTTGATCACCACCGACCTGTGGGATGCTGGCCTGGTACTGGTCAATCCGGACGCCGCACAGAGGTGA
- a CDS encoding ribonuclease J has product MSAKATATEYHPVTPTSSAPPPPLAEGGLRVVALGGIGEVGRNMTVFEHEGRLLIVDCGVLFPEDDAPGVDLILPDFAAIENRLDDIDALVLTHGHEDHIGAVPFLLRLRRDLPVVGSKFTLALLAAKCREHRLDPVLVEVSEGQRSQHGGFELEFFAVNHSIPDALAVAIRTPAGIVLHTGDIKLDQLPLDNRLTDLAGFSRLGDEGVDLFLVDSTNAEVPGFVTPEREIGPVLDRVIGKATQRVIVACFASHVHRVQQVLEVAETHGRKVCFVGRSMVRNMGIATDLGMLRVPDGLLVDLDEALSMPEHMVAFVSTGSQGEPLSALSRMARGEHKQIRIRAGDTVVLASSLIPGNETAVFGVVNGLVRLGANVVHQGHAKVHVSGHASAGELLYLYNAVRPSNVMPVHGEWRHLRANAELARLTGVPADRVVIAEDGVVVDLLDGIASVAGRVEVGHVYVDGLSVGDVGESTLSDRLVLGEGGFIAITVAVEASTGRAVSSPTISGRGFSDDPKALNDVVPLVEMELARTEAEGITETHRIAQAVRRVVGRWVAETYRRRPMIVPNVLAVGS; this is encoded by the coding sequence TTGAGCGCAAAGGCGACAGCCACCGAGTACCACCCGGTGACGCCGACATCATCGGCCCCACCCCCACCGTTGGCCGAGGGTGGGCTGCGCGTCGTGGCGCTCGGCGGCATCGGCGAGGTCGGCCGGAACATGACCGTGTTCGAGCACGAGGGCCGGTTACTGATCGTCGACTGCGGCGTGCTGTTCCCGGAGGACGACGCCCCCGGCGTGGACCTGATCCTGCCGGACTTCGCCGCGATCGAGAACCGGCTCGACGACATCGACGCGCTGGTGCTCACGCACGGGCACGAGGACCACATCGGGGCGGTGCCGTTCCTGCTGCGGCTGCGGCGGGACCTGCCGGTGGTGGGGTCGAAGTTCACCCTCGCCCTGCTCGCCGCGAAGTGCCGAGAGCACCGGCTCGACCCGGTGCTGGTCGAGGTTTCCGAGGGGCAGCGCAGCCAGCACGGCGGCTTCGAGCTGGAGTTCTTCGCGGTCAACCACTCCATCCCGGACGCGCTGGCGGTCGCCATCCGAACCCCGGCCGGGATCGTGCTGCACACCGGTGACATCAAGCTCGACCAGCTGCCGCTGGACAACCGGCTGACCGACCTCGCCGGGTTCTCCCGGCTCGGCGACGAGGGCGTGGACCTGTTCCTGGTCGACTCCACGAACGCCGAGGTGCCCGGGTTCGTCACGCCCGAACGCGAGATCGGCCCGGTGCTGGACCGGGTCATCGGCAAGGCGACCCAGCGGGTGATCGTGGCCTGCTTCGCCAGCCACGTGCACCGCGTGCAGCAGGTGCTGGAGGTGGCCGAGACGCACGGCCGCAAGGTGTGCTTCGTCGGGCGTTCGATGGTGCGCAACATGGGCATCGCGACCGACTTGGGCATGCTGCGCGTGCCCGACGGGTTGCTGGTCGACCTCGACGAGGCGCTGTCGATGCCGGAGCACATGGTCGCGTTCGTCTCCACCGGTTCGCAGGGCGAGCCGCTGTCGGCGCTGTCGCGGATGGCGCGCGGCGAGCACAAGCAGATCCGGATCCGAGCCGGAGACACCGTCGTGCTGGCGAGTTCGCTGATCCCCGGCAACGAGACCGCGGTTTTCGGCGTGGTCAACGGCCTGGTCCGGTTGGGCGCCAACGTGGTGCACCAGGGCCACGCGAAGGTGCACGTGTCCGGTCACGCCTCGGCCGGTGAGCTGCTGTACCTCTACAACGCGGTGCGGCCGAGCAACGTGATGCCGGTGCACGGCGAGTGGCGGCACCTGCGGGCGAACGCCGAGCTGGCGCGGCTGACCGGGGTCCCGGCGGATCGCGTGGTGATCGCCGAGGACGGGGTCGTGGTGGATCTGCTGGACGGGATCGCCTCGGTCGCCGGCCGGGTCGAGGTGGGGCACGTCTACGTGGACGGCCTGTCGGTCGGCGACGTGGGCGAGTCCACGCTGTCGGACCGGCTGGTGCTGGGCGAGGGCGGGTTCATCGCGATCACGGTCGCCGTCGAGGCGTCGACCGGCCGGGCGGTGTCCTCCCCGACGATCTCCGGTCGCGGTTTCTCCGACGACCCGAAGGCGCTGAACGATGTGGTGCCGCTGGTGGAGATGGAGCTGGCCCGCACCGAGGCGGAGGGCATCACCGAGACCCACCGGATCGCCCAGGCGGTGCGCCGGGTAGTGGGCCGCTGGGTGGCCGAGACCTACCGGCGGCGGCCGATGATCGTGCCGAACGTGCTCGCGGTCGGATCCTGA